The following are encoded together in the Aciduricibacillus chroicocephali genome:
- a CDS encoding DUF4956 domain-containing protein, translating into MEQISNLFTSNGTVVSTVWMSLAAMALATVLSIIITKVYQITFTGERYSQSFVHTIIMMSVIVSVVMNVVSDNAGVAFGLFAVFSLIRFRSAVTDAKDIAYIFFGLCVGMTAGLYQFELAIVLTLFASLIFYILYKFNYGKGKDTQILKVQVPENLNHENLFDDILDAHTLSYAIRQVETTNLGTMIMYTFAIRAKADTKDRELLDAIRERNANLKVSLSYLGDKKD; encoded by the coding sequence ATGGAGCAGATCAGCAACTTGTTTACATCTAATGGAACAGTAGTCTCAACTGTATGGATGAGCCTTGCCGCTATGGCGCTCGCCACAGTACTCAGCATTATCATTACGAAAGTATATCAAATCACATTTACAGGTGAACGTTACTCCCAATCATTCGTACATACAATCATCATGATGAGTGTCATTGTATCTGTAGTCATGAACGTCGTCAGTGATAATGCAGGCGTAGCATTCGGTCTCTTCGCGGTCTTTAGCCTAATACGTTTCCGCAGTGCTGTAACAGATGCCAAGGACATTGCCTATATCTTCTTCGGCCTATGTGTCGGTATGACAGCAGGCCTTTACCAGTTCGAACTTGCAATCGTACTTACTCTATTCGCTAGCTTGATCTTCTATATTCTTTATAAATTCAATTATGGTAAAGGTAAAGATACACAAATCCTTAAAGTACAAGTCCCAGAGAACTTGAACCATGAAAACTTGTTCGATGACATTCTTGATGCCCATACACTTTCGTATGCCATCCGTCAGGTTGAAACGACGAATCTTGGAACAATGATTATGTATACATTCGCTATCCGAGCAAAAGCCGATACGAAAGATCGTGAACTGCTTGATGCCATTCGTGAACGCAATGCGAACCTAAAAGTCTCATTATCTTATCTAGGAGATAAGAAAGACTAA